From the Toxoplasma gondii ME49 chromosome VIIa, whole genome shotgun sequence genome, one window contains:
- a CDS encoding cwf21 protein (encoded by transcript TGME49_282140): protein MYNGVGLQTARGSGTNGYIQRNYSFLRQRRTDFARPGEALKPIVAKKPKASLEPDAELLLHDEKRRVEVKLAEERELLLAEGKSEREAEKLIRSLRSRLLKDVEVAFHAKRDGGRAQGLFGTATFVPGRGYRSKEENRQSAAEFRVSEQAVSSHAVAAKKQEKLRLAAGALNIDEARHEVGLAFDFKKQQELKEQRQREWEERKRKMVEERRDFLLQARKQRKAEKKKRKERERAARNAQKKCKRGESSSDSSSSSSSSSSSSSSSSSSSSSSSSSEEEHEKRTAKREMKKEVKKEREDRELEAERGREGPRRQREVRERSRERERPKEERNNFLREDERREKTRMDPEDTRSADRERREDRDRERREEEGDRRERDRERREEERDRRRRDRERQRENMERHRENDRERRKTREGERDPRFGYEDGEEIGDRKEQHVKQEREQGRNGKEGTREESQKDVEEELDDRRTPDLERERTRRRAERHANTGREEAEEARERRHNHGERTHNHGERRHNRGERRHNHGERRHNHGERRHDREERKHDREERRYDRGDRGHDRGDRQREVSSRVLVKREVEEEDDRRKRRRTEGEEERTGGRDRRREEERGGPEADGHSSNTRHRRERDSEEREDARKRRNAEDGKERTDGGLDRDEEYRQEKGRRRRSVSSGDA, encoded by the coding sequence ATGTACAACGGTGTGGGTTTGCAGACGGCGCGAGGGTCCGGGACGAACGGCTATATTCAGCGGAACTACTCTTTTCTGCGTCAGCGTCGCACGGACTTTGCGCGGCCAGGCGAGGCGCTCAAGCCGATTGTGGCGAAGAAGCCTAAGGCGTCTCTAGAGCCTGACGcggagcttcttcttcacgaTGAAAAGCGGAGAGTCGAGGTCAAGCTCGCGGAGGAGCGCGAGCTGTTGCTCgcagaggggaagagcgaaCGGGAAGCCGAGAAGCTGATCAGGAGTTTGCGGAGTCGACTTCTGAAGGACGTGGAAGTCGCGTTCCACGCGAAGCGCGACGGGGGGCGCGCGCAGGGCCTCTTCGGAACTGCGACGTTCGTCCCGGGTCGAGGCTATCGATCTAAGGAGGAGAACCGACAGTCGGCTGCGGAGTTTCGGGTGTCGGAGCAGGCTGTctcgtcgcatgcagtcgctgcgaagaagcaggagaagctCCGACTCGCGGCGGGGGCGCTGAACATCGACGAGGCTCGCCACGAGGTCGGGCTCGCGTTTGACTtcaagaagcagcaggagttgaaggaacagagacagcgcgagtGGGAAGAACGCAAGCGGAAGAtggtcgaggagagaagagacttcCTCCTGCAGGCCCGGAAGCAACGcaaagcggagaagaagaagagaaaggaacgcgagagagcagcgagaaacgcgcagaaAAAGTGCAAACGTGGCGAGTCAAGCAGTGATagctcctcttcctcgtcttcctcctcttcctcctcttcctcctcttcctcttcctcctcttcctcttcgtcgtctgagGAGGAGCACGAGAAGAGGACTGCAAAgcgagagatgaagaaggaggtgaagaaggagagagaagacagagaactggaggcggagcgaggacgagaaggaccgaggcgacagcgagaagtgagagaacggtcgagagagagggagcgaccaaaggaggaaaggaacaaCTTCCTGAGAGAAGAtgaacggcgagaaaaaacaaggatGGACCCAGAAGACACACGGAGCGCAGATcgtgaaagaagagaagacagagacagagaaaggagagaagaagagggagaccggagagaaagagacagagaaaggagagaagaagagagagacaggagaagaagagacagagaaagacagagagaaaacatggaaagacacagggaaaacgaccgagaaagacggaagacaagagagggagagagagacccgcGTTTCGGGTatgaagacggcgaagagataggagacaggaaggagcaACATgtgaagcaagagagagaacagggaagaaaTGGAAAAGAGGGAACTCGAGAGGAGTCCCAGAAAGATGTCGAAGAGGAGCTAGACGACCGGAGAACCCCCGACctggaacgcgagagaacgcgaagaagggcagagcgACATGCGaacacagggagagaagaagctgaggaagcgagagaaaggagacacaaccACGGAGAAAGGACACACAACcacggagaaaggagacacaaccgcggagaaaggagacacaaccacggagaaaggagacacaaccacggagaaaggagacacgaccgcgaagaaaggaaacatgaccgcgaagaaaggagatacgaccgaggagacaggggacaTGATCGAGGTGATCGACAAAGAGAAgtgtcttctcgcgttcttgtGAAACGTGAagtcgaggaggaagacgatcgtaggaagcgaagaagaacggagggagaagaagagcgaactggaggaagagaccgacggagggaggaagagagagggggcCCTGAGGCTGACGGGCATTCGTCGAATACTCgacacagacgagagagagactccgaggaacgagaagacgcacgaaaaagaagaaacgccgaagacggaaaagagagaacagatgGCGGGctagacagagacgaagagtacagacaggagaaggggagacgccgaagaagtGTGTCCAGCGGTGACGCATAA
- a CDS encoding hypothetical protein (encoded by transcript TGME49_282150~Signal peptide predicted by SignalP 2.0 HMM (probability 0.806) with cleavage site probability 0.364 at residue 33), with translation MFPLALGARTLVLRPLCVPLALFLFSFVSSSRSLCLRETAAVPQPCGSPASTAPTCLLSSSNVFSPSPLLPSLFSPSSSASPFSASPLVASSPGVYGNASSSFSLFAETSARKSSSFRSPNAPSHAILDSSPALLFSPGYVFLPLSQESQLQVLLPRRPSKSSFPLSHSSSSSLLSSSRPPLFSLSPRSPPSLRAVSFLSSSVSAHARHQVPFFRDDSQAFGSVSRSHETACTAHRREGKLSRRHETSSSFLSFPSQRRFSLSDEKSQTSLSLLTSFVQCGTKGTYSQFPAPSILSYSLFSSPQPPSPPAVSSPPAVSSPPAVFSSSSSQFSSSQFSAPEHASEEGRSRKHFAQTGEEKVVSLPPGELPTVSWKDVKHTVEGPPKPPLFVTPDGTYDPDRPKPEEPFGNLVALDPASSLLLQLPHALPGDALLRLHTERKSRESGGRLTERGRDTNRGRNDDSDGTATLQTDTTAKEEKAFPEDLTPLDIQEAEGGAWVRGKWMSDEEIDSAIQEGEQRIQPLVEEVQAEIEERERKQEERENAEEHPHFTDEEVDRMDLFEMKNELRLRGYRTAGPVETVRLRLKQAVRDGPRSFEEGTQEDLPESPLTRSFIEDSQRAAQTYQDALEEISRPIENPADPAQIVRRWIARTELCNAAEDPVSYFHLDAALSDQRVSAADVAQVEKEMQEEERELTDEEKQELFQQQMRDLMAETVPKTFQPRDDDSIVVDEPVKHAENEWDHLTVEERKRKYLEGNPNGVVTETVQSLAEAFSVPEDFIGDFLCRQGVQPPVPVDVPLKELTDPAAVWNLVEYLQVQDPAQVHNMYPLDTVEQIAEEFNCSVQYILDACEALKIKLPFGTKSRLNVECYDAVTTLVEKMLFPDKKDGGNDVQEAVG, from the exons ATGTTTCCTCTTGCTTTGGGGGCGAGAACACTCGTCCTCCGACCTTTGTGCGTCcctctcgccctcttcctcttttcttttgtcaGTTCCTCTCGATCTCTCTGCCTCAGAGAAACAGCGGCTGTGCCACAGCCCTGCGGTTCGCCGGCCTCCACCGCTCCaacgtgtctcctctcttcttccaatgttttctctccctctcccctactgccttccctcttctcgccatcttcttctgcgtctcctttctctgcctctcctctcgttgcTTCGTCTCCGGGTGTCTACGGGAacgcttcgtcgtctttttctctcttcgccgaAACTTCCGCGCGcaagtcttcttctttccggtCTCCCAATGCGCCCTCTCATGCGATTCTCGATTCCTCTCCTgccttgctcttctctccaggttacgtttttctccctctgaGTCAGGAAAGCCAATTGCAGGTACTACTTCCGCGTCGTCCTTCGAAATCTTCATTTCCCCTGTCACATTCCTCTAGCTCttccttgctctcttcttctcgccctcccttgttctctctgtctcctcgttctcctccttctctgcgggccgtctcctttctttcttcttctgtttctgcgcatgcacgccaCCAAGTGCCTTTCTTTCGCGACGACTCTCAGGCTTTTGGGAGCGTCTCTCGGTCTCACGAAACTGCCTGCACAGcgcacagaagagagggaaagctGTCTCGTAGACACGagacttcttcctcgtttctttcctttccttcccaACGAaggttctctctctccgatGAGAAATCGCagacttctctgtctctcctgacCTCTTTCGTCCAGTGTGGAACGAAGGGGACATATTCGCAGTTCCCTGCTCCTTCCATTCTCTCTtattctctgttctcttctccgcagcCACCCTCACCACctgcagtctcctctccacctgcagtctcctctccacctgcagtgttttcttcctcgtcttcacaGTTTTCATCTTCGCAGTTTTCTGCTCCGGAGCATGCctcagaagaaggacgaagcagaaaacactTTGCACAAAcaggcgaggaaaaagttgtttctctgcctccaggAGAACTTCCAACAGTCTCGTGGAAGGACGTCAAACACACAGTGGAAGGTCCCCCCAAACCTCCTCTCTTT GTGACTCCAGACGGGACGTACGATCCAGATCGCCCGAAGCCGGAAGAGCCGTTTGGAAATCTCGTTGCTCTCGATCCTGCGagttcccttcttctgcagcttccgcATGCTCTGCCAGGCGAcgcgcttctgcgtctgcacaCTGAGAGAAAGTCTCGCGAGAGCGGAGGTCGcctgacagagagaggaagagataCGAACAGGGGAAGGAACGATGACTCTGACGGGACAGCGACGCTGCAGACAGATACCActgcgaaagaagaaaaagcctTCCCGGAAGACCTCACTCCTCTCGACATTCAGGAAGCTGAGGGCGGCGCTTGGGTTCGAGGGAAGTGGatgagcgacgaagaaatcGACAGCGCCAtacaggaaggagaacagcGAATCCAGCCACTCGTGG AGGAGGTCCAAGCGGAGatcgaagagagagagagaaagcaagaggAGCGTGAGAATGCAGAGGAACACCCGCATTTCACAGATGAAGAAGTTGATCG AATGGACCTCTTTGAGATGAAAAACGAATTGCGACTGCGTGGCTACCGGACTGCAGGGCCGGTGGAGACGGTTCGCCTTCG CCTGAAGCAGGCCGTCCGGGACGGGCCTCGCAGCTTCGAGGAAGGCACGCAAGAGGATTTGCCCGAGAGTCCTCTCACACGGTCGTTCATCGAAGACTCTCAGCGCGCTGCGCAAACCTACCAAGATGCA CTCGAAGAAATCTCGAGACCCATCGAAAATCCTGCAGACCCTGCGCAAATCGTTCGCCGGTGGATTGCGCGCACGGAGCTGTGCAACGCTGCGGAGGATCCT GTTTCCTACTTCCATCTCGACGCAGCCTTGAGCGACCAGCGAGTGTCCGCAGCAGATGTGGCGCAGGTCGAGAAAGAAATGCAGGAGGAGGAGCGCGAACTGACagatgaagaaaaacaagaactGTTCCAACAACAAATGC GTGACCTCATGGCGGAGACCGTGCCGAAGACTTTCCAGCCTCGTGACGATGACAGCATTGTTGTCGACGAGCCTGTGAAACATGCAGAGAACGAATGGGAC CACCTCACCGTGGAGGAACGGAAGCGCAAGTACCTTGAAGGCAATCCAAACGGCGTCGTTACAGAAACAGTTCAG AGCCTAGCCGAGGCGTTCTCAGTGCCAGAGGATTTCATTGGCgactttctctgtcgccagGGCGTCCAGCCGCCGGTCCCTGTCGACGTGCCTCTCAAAGAGTTGACCGATCCAGCAGCCGTGTGGAATCTTGTCGAATATCTCCAGGTTCAAGACCCTGCACAAGTCCATAATAT GTATCCCCTCGACACGGTCGAACAGATCGCCGAGGAATTCAACTGCTCCGTCCAATACATTCTCGATGCCTGCGAGGCCCTCAAAATCAA GCTTCCGTTCGGAACGAAGTCTCGCTTAAACGTGGAATGCTATGATGCCGTCACAACATTAGTGGAGAAAATGCTTTTCCCCGACAAGAAAGACGGGGGAAATGACGTGCAAGAGGCTGTGGGATGA
- a CDS encoding hypothetical protein (encoded by transcript TGME49_282160) codes for MNMSPTRKYPKTNISQSAHMPAWTCSQTDMCQNGRMRVWRDRRRLSRQTAVRAHCGAKLADAKVHPKTTVLESTSRLESETTRDLKSPERIFWSGSPSKNSLLLTAEPTPRGNHGAHARPRRARAPKMSGRRPEPKRTRSYLAILNPANLPTHCRFLTRWVPRRTHTGNAARARSRTSSFSSCSIEKTCLVTFVRRATSGRMRDKPLAPDARMHVPFSNHSKGVPNWQRGSEQGFPDELAAARRAKSGGRRQTH; via the coding sequence ATGAATATGTCGCCCACACGGAAATATCCCAAAACGAACATATCCCAAAGTGCGCACATGCCAGCATGGACATGTTCCCAAACCGACATGTGCCAAAACGGGCGCATGCGAGTTTGGCGGGACCGAAGGCGCCTAAGCAGACAGACTGCCGTCCGAGCACACTGTGGCGCGAAGCTTGCTGATGCAAAGGTCCACCCAAAGACCACTGTCCTTGAGTCTACATCCCGTTTGGAAAGCGAAACCACTAGAGATCTAAAGTCTCCAGAACGCATTTTCTGGAGCGGCTCCCCATCCAAAAATTCTCTTTTGTTAACGGCGGAGCCAACACCCCGCGGCAACCATGGAGCGCACGCACGACCACGCCGAGCCCGCGCTCCAAAAATGAGCGGGAGACGACCTGAACCGAAACGGACGAGGAGTTATCTTGCTATTTTAAACCCTGCTAACCTGCCGACACACTGCAGGTTTTTGACTCGCTGGGTCCCGCGCCGTACGCACACGGGAAATGCAGCGCGAGCTCGTTCTAGAACGAGTTCTTTCTCGAGTTGCTCCATAGAAAAAACCTGCCTCGTCACGTTCGTACGCAGAGCAACCTCAGGGAGAATGAGAGACAAGCCGCTTGCACCCGatgcacgcatgcacgtCCCCTTCTCGAATCACAGCAAAGGTGTGCCTAACTGGCAGCGTGGAAGCGAGCAAGGTTTTCCCGACGAACTCGCAGCGGCACGCAGAGCAAAGTCTGGAGGCAGACGGCAGACTCACTAG
- a CDS encoding hypothetical protein (encoded by transcript TGME49_282170): protein MDDKAPRKARRGMLPLAGYASSPALSHLHSIEHSSAGRTGCSWFTRCLTAWRAKRQMVFLACCAVISCLSPLRLMSDLSQFPWSVLQVAAAPLEREVAAPAARGGGASQGASKAHPVLRFSEADLRQVDDGFERHQNLYPTFLHGRSKQKSLVIYRTISTAATSEPYIVQRDLLIDGFLLQQAILQGGSSPRFLLVIDLAPISSFIKASLGPAAVATLHKEPGSPLLGFVNSAHWQRLRSLFFVPSRCEGVVLLNAPAIVLQLLSVFDHFLFHPNRNMGTGRGNPSSAHAIEAALASNKGGRFLLQGSLDTSALCDFVDPAEIPAEYAYACTAGAEEAESGKSKLGEAPETHVFFQSLFSLAKRLHGNLEKAKRRNPTLFDLSLKASAAGIKTALSFGPALLGDDPSESTSSADSKDVAKTRGAREKELKLPRSKTRGVSSKARAPARGVPAEPSRGETSAHAGGAKRRKRSSQIGPEASEAEAASGRDGVAEHAAPSVPAQESGDSEEFAVQVESPFFAPSGPESVPAEAAWGVDPTRGAWGEVEPTAQVALTRGFFVNEEEAQAVGSAFDDVD, encoded by the exons ATGGACGACAAGGCGCCTCGGAAAGCAAGGCGAGGGATGCTCCCTCTAGCTGGTTACGCCTCATCTCCCGCTTTGAGCCACCTCCATTCGATCGAACACTCTTCTGCCGGCAGGACGGGCTGCTCATGGTTCACGCGCTGTCTCACTGCCTGGCGGGCGAAACGCCAAATGGTTTTTCTGGCTTGCTGCGCCGTCatttcgtgtctctctcccctgcgTCTGATGAGCGACCTCTCTCAGTTCCCGTGGTCTGTTTTGCAAGTGGCTGCGGCCCCTCTGGAAAGAG AGGTGGCTGCGCCTGCGGCACGTGGCGGAGGCGCTTCGCAGGGCGCTTCCAAGGCGCATCCAGTGCTGCGGTTTTCGGAGGCGGATTTGCGACAAGTTGACGATGGCTTCGAACGCCACCAGAACCTGTACCCTACGTTTCTCCACGGTCGCTCGAAACAGAAGTCACTCGTGATTTACCGAACCATCTCGACGGCAGCCACGTCGGAGCCTTACATCGTCCAGAGAGACCTTTTAATTGAcggctttcttctgcagcaggCGATTTTGCAG GGGGGTTCGTCcccgcgttttcttctggtCATTGACTTGGCGCCGATCAGTTCCTTCATCAAGGCGTCGTTAGGTCCGGCGGCAGTGGCGACTTTGCACAAGGAGCCGGGTTCGCCGCTGCTGGGTTTCGTCAACTCTGCCCATTGGCAGCGCCTGCGAAGTTTGTTCTTCGTACCGTCTCGGTGTGAAGGCGTGGTGCTGCTGAACGCGCCGGCGATCGTGCTGCAACTGCTCTCGGTCTTTGATCACTTTCTGTTCCACCCGAACCGGAACATGGGTACGGGGCGCGGGAACCCGTCTAGTGCTCATGCAATCGAGGCGGCGCTCGCGAGCAACAAGGGCGGTCGCTTTCTGCTCCAGGGATCGCTGGACACCTCCGCGCTCTGCGACTTCGTCGATCCCGCAGAAATTCCGGCGGAGTACGCGTACGCCTGCACGGCAGGtgcggaggaggcggagagcgGGAAGTCGAAGCTCGGTGAGGCTCCCGAAACACATGTCTTTTTCCAGTCGCTCTTCAGCCTCGCGAAGAGGCTCCACGGGAACCTTGAGAAAGCCAAGAGACGAAATCCGACGCTCTTCGACCTCTCCCTCAAAGCCTCCGCGGCAGGGATCAAAACTGCGTTGTCGTTCGGGCCGGCGCTCCTCGGCGACGACCCCTCCGAGTCGACCTCGTCTGCCGACAGCAAGGATGTGGCGAAGACGCGGGGCGCTCGCGAGAAGGAGCTCAAGCTGCCGCGCTCCAAGACCCGCGGAGTGTCTTCGAAGGCTCGCGCGCCCGCGCGCGGGGTACCCGCGGAGCCTAGCAGGGGTGAGACTTCCGCGCATGCCGGCGGTGCGAAGCGGCGCAAACGCTCCTCGCAGATTGGACCCGAGGCCTCAGAAGCGGAGGCCGCGTCAGGCCGCGACGGTGTCGCCGAACACGCTGCGCCGTCGGTCCCTGCGCAGGAGAGCGGGGACAGTGAAGAATTTGCGGTGCAGGTGGAGAGTCCGTTTTTCGCGCCCTCCGGCCCCGAGAGCGTGCCTGCGGAGGCCGCGTGGGGCGTCGACCCCACCAGAGGCGCGTGGGGTGAGGTGGAGCCGACCGCGCAGGTCGCGCTGactcgcggcttcttcgtcaacgaggaagaagctcaGGCCGTCGGATCCGCTTTCGATGATGTTGACTAA